Proteins from one Streptomyces sp. NBC_00289 genomic window:
- a CDS encoding bifunctional DNA primase/polymerase produces MSRTRDESAADRFDASGVTPDGAAWLASAGTYPRSTLSLWQERPDAPVVLPCGAVFDVVSAPVVFGRRMVDRLWDEGPGSGPVAVFWGRMLLFAAPGTAQRLPSLMRWEEWGDRDGECARTGSIPPLLGHGTGDAVTVPPPLGAAGPGGRFDARWLVAPDTRRPWLPGPEILLWAAVRAARAAVRISIFPPADQDAKVYDVSRRR; encoded by the coding sequence ATGAGCCGCACACGTGACGAGTCCGCCGCCGACCGCTTCGACGCCTCGGGGGTCACCCCGGACGGCGCCGCCTGGCTCGCGTCGGCGGGAACGTACCCGCGCAGCACCCTGTCCCTGTGGCAGGAGCGGCCGGACGCGCCGGTCGTGCTCCCCTGCGGTGCCGTCTTCGACGTGGTCAGCGCTCCCGTGGTGTTCGGGCGCCGGATGGTCGACCGGCTGTGGGACGAGGGCCCCGGGTCGGGGCCGGTCGCGGTGTTCTGGGGGCGGATGCTGCTGTTCGCCGCGCCGGGCACGGCTCAGCGGCTGCCGTCGCTGATGCGCTGGGAGGAGTGGGGCGACCGGGACGGCGAGTGCGCCCGTACGGGGTCGATCCCGCCGCTGCTGGGCCATGGCACCGGCGACGCGGTGACCGTGCCCCCGCCGCTGGGCGCCGCCGGCCCCGGGGGCCGGTTCGACGCGCGCTGGCTGGTGGCGCCGGACACCCGTCGCCCCTGGCTGCCCGGCCCGGAAATCCTGCTGTGGGCGGCGGTGCGGGCGGCCCGCGCGGCCGTACGGATTTCGATTTTTCCTCCCGCCGATCAGGATGCTAAGGTCTACGACGTCAGCAGGCGCCGCTAG
- a CDS encoding AAA family ATPase codes for MTTRTAFDPGAEAGRATDAILRDTLHGSHRGVVVDSPPGAGKSTLVVRAALELAEAGRPLMVVAQTNAQVDDLVVRLAEKNPELPVGRLHSSDADPYDKALDALPAVRTSARAVDLAGLPVVVSTAAKWAHVKVDEPWRHAIVDEAYQMRSDALLAVAGLFEHALFVGDPGQLDPFSIVGSEQWAGLSYDPSASAVTTLLAHNPELPQHRLPVSWRLPASAAPLVSAAFYPYTPFRSGTGHGDRRLAFAVPSDGSPPDRVIDEAAEAGWGLLELPARHTPRTDPEAVRAVATVVRRLLDRGGAATSERSPDPAPLTAGRIAVGTAHRDQAAAVRAALADLGVTDVIVDTANRLQGREYDVTVVLHPLSGRPDATAFHLETGRLCVLASRHRHACVVVCRAGVSELLDDYPSTEPVQLGTVVKFPDGWEANHAVLARLAEHRVTWRT; via the coding sequence GTGACCACCCGGACCGCTTTCGATCCCGGGGCCGAGGCCGGCCGGGCGACCGACGCGATCCTCCGCGACACCCTGCACGGCTCCCACCGCGGTGTCGTCGTCGACTCCCCGCCGGGCGCCGGGAAGTCCACGCTCGTCGTGCGTGCCGCCCTGGAACTCGCCGAGGCCGGACGCCCGTTGATGGTCGTCGCGCAGACCAACGCCCAGGTCGACGACCTGGTCGTCCGGCTCGCCGAGAAGAACCCCGAGCTGCCGGTGGGCCGCCTGCACAGCAGCGACGCGGACCCGTACGACAAGGCGCTCGACGCGTTGCCGGCCGTCCGCACCTCGGCCAGGGCGGTCGACCTCGCCGGACTCCCGGTGGTCGTCTCCACGGCGGCCAAGTGGGCGCACGTCAAGGTCGACGAACCGTGGCGGCACGCGATCGTCGACGAGGCGTACCAGATGCGCTCGGACGCGCTGCTCGCCGTCGCCGGCCTCTTCGAGCACGCGCTGTTCGTGGGCGACCCGGGTCAGCTGGACCCGTTCTCGATCGTCGGCAGCGAGCAGTGGGCGGGCCTGTCGTACGACCCCTCGGCCTCGGCCGTGACCACTCTTCTGGCCCACAACCCCGAGCTGCCGCAGCACCGCCTGCCGGTGTCCTGGCGGCTCCCGGCGTCGGCCGCGCCCCTGGTCTCCGCCGCCTTCTACCCGTACACGCCGTTCCGCAGCGGCACCGGACACGGCGACCGGCGACTCGCCTTCGCCGTCCCCTCGGACGGCTCCCCGCCCGACCGGGTGATCGACGAGGCCGCCGAGGCGGGCTGGGGCCTGCTCGAGCTGCCCGCGCGGCACACCCCGCGCACCGACCCGGAGGCGGTCCGGGCGGTGGCGACGGTCGTACGACGCCTGCTGGACCGGGGCGGCGCGGCCACCTCGGAGCGTTCGCCCGACCCCGCCCCCCTCACGGCCGGCCGGATCGCGGTCGGCACGGCCCACCGGGACCAGGCCGCGGCGGTCCGCGCCGCCCTGGCCGACCTCGGCGTCACGGACGTCATCGTCGACACCGCGAACCGCCTCCAGGGCCGCGAGTACGACGTCACGGTCGTCCTGCACCCCCTCTCCGGCCGTCCCGACGCCACCGCCTTCCACCTGGAGACGGGCCGTCTGTGCGTGCTGGCCTCCCGTCACCGGCACGCCTGCGTCGTGGTGTGCCGGGCCGGGGTGAGCGAGCTGCTGGACGACTATCCGTCGACCGAGCCGGTGCAGCTGGGCACCGTCGTGAAGTTCCCGGACGGCTGGGAGGCGAACCACGCCGTGCTGGCCAGACTGGCCGAGCACCGGGTGACGTGGCGGACCTGA
- a CDS encoding phosphatase PAP2 family protein, with protein sequence MPQTEIPGIGAGPRTRLRWWTELPLIVLVYACYSAGRLLARGDVSGAVDHGLTILRVEKFLHLNAEHPLNRLFTRESWIGVPADFWYASLHYLVTPAVLIWLFRSRAVHYRMARTWLMTSTFIGLIGFTALPTCPPRLLSAGHGFVDTMAQYSSYGWWGGEASAPRGMGGMTNQYAAMPSLHVGWALWCGVMLWRYGGTRTTKVLGVAYPLLTTVVVMGTANHYFLDAVAGAAAMGVGLLLAPHVLRGADRVKARFEGHGSLVAARSPDTVAPIVSAGCQTSAGERIPRQRESRIGSGAEPGASSTDAGDGAPAAAR encoded by the coding sequence ATGCCGCAGACCGAGATACCGGGCATCGGGGCAGGCCCACGAACCCGCCTGCGCTGGTGGACCGAGCTGCCGCTGATCGTGCTCGTGTACGCCTGCTACTCGGCAGGCCGGCTGCTCGCCCGCGGTGACGTCAGCGGCGCCGTCGACCACGGCCTGACGATCCTGCGGGTCGAGAAGTTCCTGCACCTCAACGCCGAGCACCCGCTCAACCGCCTCTTCACGCGGGAGAGCTGGATCGGCGTACCGGCCGACTTCTGGTACGCGTCGCTGCACTACCTCGTGACACCCGCGGTCCTGATCTGGCTCTTCCGCTCGCGTGCCGTGCACTACCGCATGGCCCGCACCTGGCTGATGACGTCCACCTTCATCGGCCTGATCGGCTTCACCGCGCTGCCGACCTGCCCGCCCCGCCTCCTCTCGGCGGGCCACGGCTTCGTCGACACGATGGCCCAGTACAGCTCGTACGGCTGGTGGGGCGGCGAGGCCAGCGCGCCGCGCGGCATGGGCGGCATGACGAACCAGTACGCGGCCATGCCGAGCCTGCACGTGGGCTGGGCGCTGTGGTGCGGGGTCATGCTGTGGCGCTACGGCGGGACGCGTACCACGAAGGTCCTGGGCGTCGCCTACCCGCTGCTCACCACGGTCGTGGTGATGGGCACCGCGAACCACTACTTCCTCGACGCGGTCGCGGGTGCGGCGGCGATGGGTGTCGGGCTGCTGCTCGCCCCGCATGTGCTGCGGGGCGCGGACCGGGTCAAGGCGCGGTTCGAGGGCCACGGCTCACTGGTCGCAGCGCGCTCTCCTGACACGGTGGCCCCGATTGTCAGTGCCGGATGCCAGACTTCCGCGGGTGAGCGAATTCCACGGCAGCGCGAGTCACGGATCGGATCCGGAGCCGAGCCGGGTGCCTCTTCCACGGACGCGGGGGACGGGGCTCCGGCAGCGGCTCGCTGA
- a CDS encoding histidine phosphatase family protein, with the protein MAPRILLARHGQTEWSLSGKHTGRTDVPLLEEGRRGAKLLGERLHRAPLDGLAGVEVRTSPLARARETCELAGFGERASTWDTLMEWDYGAYEGMTPQDIQEVRPGWLIWRDGVPEGESLAEVTARADEVVAWARAADRDVLVFAHGHILRSIGARWLGLPIDFAARIRLSPTSLSVLGWAYGEPAIESWNDLGHLAG; encoded by the coding sequence ATGGCACCGCGCATCCTGCTGGCCCGGCACGGACAGACGGAGTGGTCGCTGTCCGGCAAGCACACCGGCAGGACCGACGTGCCGCTGCTGGAGGAGGGACGGCGGGGCGCCAAGCTGCTCGGCGAGCGCCTGCACCGGGCTCCCCTCGACGGCCTGGCCGGGGTCGAGGTGCGCACCAGCCCGCTGGCACGCGCGCGTGAGACGTGCGAACTCGCCGGGTTCGGCGAGCGCGCGAGCACCTGGGACACGCTGATGGAGTGGGACTACGGCGCCTACGAGGGCATGACCCCGCAGGACATCCAGGAGGTCAGGCCCGGCTGGCTGATCTGGCGGGACGGGGTGCCGGAGGGCGAGTCCCTCGCCGAGGTCACGGCCCGGGCCGACGAGGTGGTCGCGTGGGCGCGGGCGGCGGACCGGGATGTGCTGGTGTTCGCGCACGGGCACATACTGCGGTCCATCGGCGCCCGCTGGCTCGGGCTGCCGATCGACTTCGCGGCGCGGATCAGGCTCAGCCCGACGTCGCTTTCCGTTCTGGGCTGGGCGTACGGGGAGCCGGCGATCGAGAGCTGGAACGACCTGGGGCACCTGGCCGGGTAG
- a CDS encoding spermidine synthase, with product MGKSRNPRRGGTAAEAVVEAVDGGLAELIPDRDRARAWTLLIDGAPQSHVDLADPAYLSFEYQRRLGHVIDLVAPTGKPVHAVHLGGGALTLARYVAATRPRSTQQVVERDATLVQLVRRELPLDPNARIRVRSVDAREGLAKVPDGWADLVIADVFSGTRTPAHLTSTEFLDEVRRALKPGGCYAANLADGPPLAHLRGQIATAAARFAELALVADPTVLRGKRFGNAVLVACDHPLPVAELTRRAASDPHPARVEHGSTLKDFTGGAVPVTDAAAVASPAPPPSVFR from the coding sequence ATGGGAAAGTCCAGGAACCCCCGGCGCGGAGGTACGGCCGCCGAAGCCGTCGTCGAGGCCGTCGACGGCGGGCTCGCCGAGCTCATACCCGACCGGGACCGGGCGCGGGCCTGGACCCTGCTGATCGACGGGGCACCGCAGTCGCACGTCGACCTCGCCGATCCGGCGTACCTCTCCTTCGAGTACCAGCGCCGCCTCGGACACGTCATCGATCTCGTCGCGCCGACCGGAAAGCCCGTCCACGCCGTGCACCTCGGCGGCGGCGCGCTGACCCTGGCCCGTTACGTCGCCGCCACCCGCCCCCGCTCCACCCAGCAGGTCGTCGAGCGGGACGCGACCCTGGTGCAACTGGTCCGCCGGGAACTGCCGTTGGACCCGAACGCGCGGATCAGGGTGCGCTCCGTCGACGCCCGCGAGGGACTCGCCAAGGTGCCCGACGGGTGGGCCGACCTCGTCATCGCCGACGTGTTCAGCGGCACCCGGACCCCGGCCCACCTCACCTCGACCGAGTTCCTCGACGAGGTCCGCCGGGCCCTGAAACCCGGCGGTTGTTACGCCGCGAACCTCGCCGACGGGCCGCCGCTCGCCCACCTGCGCGGCCAGATCGCCACCGCGGCCGCCCGCTTCGCCGAACTCGCGCTGGTCGCCGACCCGACGGTGCTGCGCGGCAAACGCTTCGGCAACGCGGTCCTGGTCGCCTGCGACCATCCGCTGCCGGTCGCCGAACTCACCCGCCGGGCCGCCTCCGACCCGCACCCGGCCCGGGTCGAACACGGCAGCACGCTCAAGGACTTCACCGGCGGCGCCGTACCGGTCACGGACGCGGCGGCGGTGGCCTCCCCGGCCCCACCGCCGTCCGTCTTCCGGTGA
- a CDS encoding response regulator transcription factor, which translates to MASVLVVEDDQFVRSALIRHLTDAAHTVRSVGTALEALREVAQLRFDVVILDLGLPDLDGSEALKMLRGITDVPVIIATARDDETEIVRLLNAGADDYLTKPFSVEHLSARMAAVLRRSRATGEAAPSTVIRVGGLTVDPLRRQAELDGARLDLTRREFDLLAFLAGRPGVVVPRRELLAEVWQQSYGDDQTIDVHLSWLRRKLGETAAAPRYLHTLRGVGVKLEPPGAEPPR; encoded by the coding sequence ATGGCAAGTGTGCTCGTGGTCGAGGACGACCAGTTCGTACGCTCGGCGCTCATCCGGCATCTGACCGACGCCGCACACACCGTGCGCAGCGTCGGTACGGCGCTGGAGGCGCTGCGCGAGGTCGCCCAGCTCCGCTTCGATGTGGTCATCCTCGACCTCGGACTGCCCGATCTCGACGGCTCCGAGGCCCTGAAGATGCTGCGCGGCATCACCGACGTCCCTGTGATCATCGCCACCGCGCGGGACGACGAGACGGAGATCGTCCGCCTGTTGAACGCCGGGGCGGACGACTATCTCACCAAGCCGTTCTCCGTCGAGCACCTGTCGGCCCGGATGGCGGCGGTCCTGCGCCGGTCCCGCGCCACCGGTGAGGCCGCGCCGTCCACCGTGATCCGGGTCGGCGGCCTGACCGTCGACCCGCTGCGCCGCCAGGCCGAGCTGGACGGCGCCCGACTGGACCTCACCCGCCGCGAGTTCGACCTGCTCGCCTTCCTCGCCGGCCGGCCGGGTGTCGTCGTACCGCGCAGGGAACTGCTCGCCGAGGTGTGGCAGCAGTCCTACGGCGACGACCAGACCATCGACGTCCATCTGTCGTGGCTGCGGCGCAAGCTGGGCGAGACGGCCGCGGCACCCCGCTATCTGCACACCCTGCGAGGGGTCGGCGTGAAGCTGGAGCCGCCCGGGGCGGAGCCGCCGCGATGA
- a CDS encoding sensor histidine kinase: MRWALVKVCLAVTTMVVVAFAVPLGLVIKEMVRDRAFSNAEREAAAVAPALSITTDRDQLERVVASAGSDAGMAVHIPASDAVAAEDIGRQRAADKDIDTVRRLGRASTSEVSGGSTLLQPVALSSGEIAVVEVYVPESEVSNGVGTAWAVLAAVGAALVVGSVAVADRLGVRMVQPAQRLVESAHELGDGQLGARVPEEGPTELRLAAVAFNSMADQVVQLLANERELAADLSHRLRTPLTVLRLNAASLGQGPAADQTRAAVAQLEREVDTIIRTAREAKPQTAAAGPGAGCDAAEVVRERMGFWSALAEDEGRKWRVAGADRPVRIPVARTDLAAALDALLGNVFRHTPEGTAFAVDVHNGEDAVIVLVSDAGSGIRDPEAAMARGRGSGSDGSTGLGLDIVRRLAEATGGDVRIGSSVLGGTEVRIWIQLDGREPVRRGHRGSVRRRRRGRLVSTFNRPRSLP, from the coding sequence ATGAGATGGGCACTGGTCAAGGTCTGCCTCGCGGTCACGACGATGGTCGTGGTCGCCTTCGCGGTCCCGCTCGGACTCGTCATCAAGGAGATGGTCCGGGACCGCGCGTTCTCCAACGCCGAGCGGGAGGCCGCCGCCGTGGCGCCGGCGCTGTCCATCACCACCGACCGCGACCAGCTGGAGCGGGTCGTCGCCTCGGCCGGCTCGGACGCCGGGATGGCCGTGCACATACCGGCGAGCGACGCGGTGGCCGCCGAGGACATCGGCCGCCAGCGTGCCGCCGACAAGGACATCGACACCGTGCGCAGGCTGGGCCGCGCCTCCACCAGCGAGGTGTCCGGCGGCTCCACGCTGCTCCAGCCGGTCGCGCTGAGCTCCGGCGAGATCGCCGTCGTCGAGGTGTACGTGCCCGAGTCCGAGGTCAGCAACGGCGTCGGCACCGCCTGGGCGGTGCTCGCCGCGGTCGGTGCCGCGCTCGTCGTCGGCTCGGTCGCGGTGGCGGACCGGCTGGGCGTACGGATGGTGCAGCCGGCCCAACGGCTCGTCGAGAGCGCGCACGAACTGGGGGACGGGCAGCTGGGGGCCCGGGTGCCCGAGGAGGGGCCGACCGAACTGCGGCTGGCGGCGGTCGCGTTCAACTCCATGGCCGACCAGGTCGTACAACTGCTGGCGAACGAGCGTGAGTTGGCGGCCGATCTGTCACACCGGCTGCGCACGCCGCTGACCGTGCTGCGGTTGAACGCGGCCTCGCTCGGCCAGGGACCGGCCGCCGACCAGACGCGGGCCGCCGTGGCGCAACTGGAGCGCGAGGTCGACACCATCATCCGGACGGCCCGGGAGGCCAAGCCGCAGACCGCGGCCGCCGGTCCCGGCGCGGGCTGCGACGCGGCCGAGGTGGTCCGGGAGCGGATGGGGTTCTGGTCGGCGCTCGCCGAGGACGAGGGCCGCAAGTGGCGGGTGGCCGGGGCGGACCGGCCCGTGCGCATACCCGTGGCCCGGACCGATCTGGCCGCCGCCCTCGACGCGCTGCTCGGCAACGTCTTCCGGCACACCCCGGAGGGCACCGCCTTCGCGGTCGACGTGCACAACGGCGAGGACGCGGTGATCGTGCTGGTGTCGGACGCCGGGTCCGGAATCCGGGACCCGGAGGCGGCGATGGCGCGCGGGAGGGGCTCCGGCAGCGACGGCTCGACCGGGCTCGGCCTGGACATCGTGCGCCGGCTCGCGGAGGCGACCGGCGGTGACGTGCGGATCGGGTCCTCCGTGCTCGGCGGCACGGAGGTGCGGATCTGGATCCAGCTGGACGGCCGCGAGCCGGTGCGGCGGGGACACCGGGGGTCCGTGCGCCGCCGTCGGCGCGGCAGATTGGTCTCTACCTTTAACCGTCCCCGATCCCTTCCTTAA
- a CDS encoding cellulose binding domain-containing protein, protein MSTHRRKVSGRNKAIGGVVAAAVVGGGAILLTGTAQAAGVGAAYTRTSDWSTGYTAQYVVTNNSGQAESTWKLEFDLPSGSKLSSLWNGESSVSGQHVTVRPPKWDTDGLAVGEAVTVGFVVNGTGDPAGCLIGGAKCSADDGATPEPSGRPTQSATPTATPTATPTRTTGPTSTPTASPSQSTGTGTPATAGFAPYVDTSLYPAFDLLASAEATGVKNYNLAFVTDGGGCTPKWGGVTDLASDGVASQIGALRAKGGDVRVSFGGASGSELATTCSSADALAAAYGKAVDAYKLTKVDFDVEGGALPDAAANTRRAQAVAKLQQQHPGLDVSFTLPVMPEGLTQDGVSLLSNAKSNGVKIDTVNIMAMDYGPAYSGDMGSYAEQAATATQAQVKGVLGLSDSAAWKAVAVTPMIGVNDVASEIFKVDDASQLVTFAKSKGLGWLSMWSATRDKQCPGGAKNSADATCSSVVQDAHAFSKAFAAFQ, encoded by the coding sequence ATGAGCACGCACCGGCGCAAGGTCAGTGGCAGAAACAAGGCGATAGGCGGCGTCGTCGCCGCGGCCGTGGTCGGTGGCGGCGCGATCCTGCTCACCGGCACCGCACAGGCCGCCGGTGTCGGCGCCGCGTACACCAGGACCAGCGACTGGTCGACCGGATACACCGCGCAGTACGTCGTCACGAACAACAGCGGCCAGGCGGAGAGCACCTGGAAGCTGGAGTTCGACCTGCCCTCGGGCTCGAAGCTCAGCTCCCTGTGGAACGGCGAGTCGAGCGTCAGCGGGCAGCACGTCACCGTCAGGCCGCCCAAGTGGGACACGGACGGGCTGGCCGTCGGCGAGGCGGTCACCGTCGGCTTCGTCGTGAACGGCACCGGCGACCCGGCGGGCTGTCTCATCGGCGGCGCGAAGTGCTCCGCCGACGACGGGGCCACCCCCGAGCCGAGCGGCCGCCCGACCCAGTCCGCCACCCCGACGGCGACCCCCACCGCGACCCCCACGCGGACCACCGGTCCCACCTCCACCCCCACCGCGTCCCCCTCGCAGAGCACCGGCACCGGTACCCCCGCCACCGCCGGTTTCGCCCCGTACGTCGACACCTCCCTCTACCCGGCCTTCGACCTGCTCGCGAGCGCCGAGGCCACCGGCGTGAAGAACTACAACCTCGCCTTCGTCACCGACGGCGGCGGCTGCACCCCGAAGTGGGGCGGGGTCACCGACCTCGCGAGCGACGGTGTCGCCTCGCAGATCGGGGCGCTGCGCGCCAAGGGCGGCGACGTGCGCGTCTCCTTCGGCGGCGCGTCCGGCTCCGAACTGGCGACGACCTGCTCGTCGGCGGACGCGCTGGCGGCGGCGTACGGCAAGGCCGTGGACGCCTACAAGCTCACCAAGGTCGACTTCGACGTCGAGGGCGGCGCGCTGCCCGACGCGGCCGCGAACACCCGCCGGGCCCAGGCCGTCGCCAAGCTCCAGCAGCAGCACCCGGGTCTGGACGTCTCCTTCACCCTGCCCGTCATGCCCGAGGGCCTGACCCAGGACGGCGTGAGCCTGCTGTCCAACGCCAAGTCCAACGGCGTGAAGATCGACACGGTCAACATCATGGCGATGGACTACGGCCCCGCGTACAGCGGTGACATGGGCAGCTATGCCGAGCAGGCCGCCACCGCCACGCAGGCCCAGGTCAAGGGCGTGCTCGGGCTGTCCGACAGTGCCGCCTGGAAGGCGGTCGCCGTCACCCCGATGATCGGCGTCAACGACGTGGCCTCGGAGATCTTCAAGGTCGACGACGCCTCCCAGCTCGTGACGTTCGCGAAGAGCAAGGGGCTCGGCTGGCTGTCGATGTGGTCCGCGACCCGGGACAAGCAGTGCCCGGGCGGTGCGAAGAACTCGGCGGACGCCACCTGTAGCTCCGTGGTCCAGGACGCGCACGCCTTCTCGAAGGCTTTCGCCGCCTTCCAGTAG
- a CDS encoding ABC transporter substrate-binding protein has product MSDLTPSGLSRLAPSRRGLLRGIGGAAVLGAGIPLLSACGDSGSASDPKTVSLGSNSSDAVPKKAFAEIYAAFTKQSGIKVDVNTKDHNTFQEQINSYLQGTPDDVFTWFAGYRMQFFAAKKLATPIDDVWAKIGGNFPDAMKKLSKGEDGKYYFVPLYTYPWAVFYRKSVFEQHGYTVPTTWDQLVALSKQMKKDGLVPIAFGDKDAWPAMGTFDQINFRLNGYDFHKSLMAGEESWTDAKVKAVFDHWAELIPYHQDGFMGRTWQDAAQTLVSKKAGMYVLGTFVAQQFTNKADVDDLDFFAFPEINSAYGQDTVEAPTDGFMLSKDPKNHAGSVKLLEYLGTPEAEAVYLKADSSVVAASSKADTSSYTALQKKAYTMISEAKSLTQFMDRDSRPDFTSTVMQPSLQKFLQNPKGVDSLLASIERQKKTIFASS; this is encoded by the coding sequence ATGTCCGATCTCACCCCCTCCGGCCTCTCCCGTCTCGCTCCCAGCCGCCGCGGCCTGCTGAGGGGCATCGGCGGTGCCGCGGTTCTCGGCGCCGGCATACCGCTGCTGAGCGCCTGCGGCGACAGCGGCTCGGCCAGCGACCCGAAGACCGTCTCCCTCGGGTCGAACTCCTCCGACGCGGTGCCGAAGAAGGCGTTCGCCGAGATCTACGCGGCCTTCACGAAGCAGTCCGGCATCAAGGTCGACGTGAACACCAAGGACCACAACACCTTCCAGGAGCAGATCAACTCCTACCTGCAGGGCACGCCCGACGACGTCTTCACCTGGTTCGCCGGCTACCGGATGCAGTTCTTCGCGGCCAAGAAGCTCGCCACCCCCATCGACGACGTGTGGGCGAAGATCGGGGGCAACTTCCCCGACGCGATGAAGAAGCTCAGCAAGGGCGAGGACGGCAAGTACTACTTCGTGCCGCTGTACACGTACCCCTGGGCGGTCTTCTACCGCAAGAGCGTCTTCGAGCAGCACGGCTACACCGTCCCCACCACCTGGGACCAGCTGGTCGCCCTGTCGAAGCAGATGAAGAAGGACGGCCTCGTGCCGATCGCCTTCGGCGACAAGGACGCCTGGCCGGCCATGGGCACCTTCGACCAGATCAACTTCCGCCTCAACGGCTACGACTTCCACAAGTCCCTGATGGCGGGCGAGGAGTCGTGGACCGACGCCAAGGTGAAGGCGGTCTTCGACCACTGGGCCGAGCTGATCCCGTACCACCAGGACGGCTTCATGGGCCGCACCTGGCAGGACGCGGCCCAGACGCTGGTGTCGAAGAAGGCCGGCATGTACGTGCTGGGCACCTTCGTGGCGCAGCAGTTCACCAACAAGGCCGACGTGGACGACCTCGACTTCTTCGCCTTCCCGGAGATCAACTCCGCGTACGGTCAGGACACCGTCGAGGCGCCGACCGACGGCTTCATGCTCAGCAAGGACCCGAAGAACCACGCGGGCTCGGTGAAGCTCCTGGAGTACCTGGGCACCCCGGAGGCCGAGGCCGTCTACCTCAAGGCCGACTCGAGCGTCGTCGCCGCCTCCAGCAAGGCCGACACCTCCTCGTACACGGCGCTCCAGAAGAAGGCGTACACGATGATCAGTGAGGCGAAGAGCCTCACCCAGTTCATGGACCGTGACAGCCGTCCCGACTTCACCTCGACGGTGATGCAGCCCTCCCTGCAGAAGTTCCTCCAGAACCCCAAGGGCGTGGACAGCCTGCTGGCGTCCATCGAGCGCCAGAAGAAGACGATCTTCGCCTCCTCATGA
- a CDS encoding carbohydrate ABC transporter permease: MTTDLPTQKSPEAAEVPPPGTASTSKRVPRGHRRLLTRRDRITLGLMAGVPTILHVLLVWVTALASIALAFTTWDGIGFDAIKWVGLQNFKDLFNDNPQFWPALQHNIIWFVVLIAIPTPFGLFLAVQLDKKIRFSRVYQTAFFLPVVVSLAVTGFVWQLIYNPDTGLINSLIGANKPGHYIDWIGDPDLNLWAVLIAASWRHTGYMMILYLAGLKGVDPSLREASSLDGANEWQTFKNVIFPTLRPTNTVVLVVTIIEALRAFDLVFVFNKGAQGTELLSILITNNIIGESSRIGYGSAIAVVLLVISLVVIIPYLIATFRKERRA; encoded by the coding sequence ATGACCACCGACCTCCCCACGCAGAAGTCCCCGGAGGCGGCCGAGGTGCCGCCTCCGGGCACCGCATCCACGAGCAAGCGGGTCCCGCGGGGTCACCGACGCCTGCTGACCCGCCGCGACCGCATCACGCTCGGCCTGATGGCCGGCGTGCCGACGATCCTGCACGTCCTGCTCGTCTGGGTCACCGCCCTGGCCTCGATCGCCCTGGCCTTCACCACCTGGGACGGCATCGGCTTCGACGCCATCAAGTGGGTCGGGCTGCAGAACTTCAAGGACCTGTTCAACGACAACCCGCAGTTCTGGCCGGCCCTCCAGCACAACATCATCTGGTTCGTCGTGCTCATCGCGATCCCGACCCCGTTCGGTCTGTTCCTGGCCGTGCAGCTGGACAAGAAGATCCGCTTCAGCCGGGTCTACCAGACCGCCTTCTTCCTGCCCGTCGTGGTGTCGCTGGCGGTCACCGGGTTCGTCTGGCAGCTCATCTACAACCCCGACACGGGCCTGATCAACAGCCTCATCGGGGCCAACAAGCCCGGCCACTACATCGACTGGATCGGCGACCCGGACCTCAACCTGTGGGCGGTCCTGATCGCCGCCTCCTGGCGGCACACCGGGTACATGATGATCCTCTACCTGGCCGGCCTGAAGGGCGTCGATCCGTCCCTGCGCGAGGCCTCCTCGCTGGACGGCGCGAACGAGTGGCAGACGTTCAAGAACGTCATCTTCCCGACGCTGCGGCCCACCAACACCGTCGTCCTGGTCGTCACCATCATCGAGGCGTTGCGCGCCTTCGACCTGGTGTTCGTCTTCAACAAGGGCGCCCAGGGCACCGAGCTGCTGTCGATCCTGATCACCAACAACATCATCGGCGAGTCCAGCCGGATCGGCTACGGGTCGGCGATCGCCGTCGTCCTGCTGGTGATCTCCCTCGTCGTGATCATCCCGTACCTGATCGCGACCTTCCGGAAGGAGCGGCGCGCATGA